In the genome of Aminivibrio sp., the window ATTAGGCGAAGGAGCTGGAAAAGATGGCAACAGTACTGTACGACAAGGATGCGAACATGAAGGTTCTCGAGGGAAAAACGGTGGCCGTGCTCGGGTACGGAAGCCAGGGACACGCCCATGCCCAGAATCTGCGCGACAGCGGGGTCTCCGTGGTGGTGGGGCTTCACGAAGGCAGCAAATCAAAGGCGACCGCCGAAAAGGACGGTTTTACGGTCCATTCCGTGGGCGACGCCGTGAAAAACGCCGACGTGGTCATGTTCCTCATGCCGGACCATGTTCAGGGCAATGTCTACCGCACGTCGGTGGCCCCGAACCTGAAGAAGGGCGCGGCCCTGGCCTTCGCTCACGGTTTCTCCATCCACTTCAGCCAGGTGGAACCCCCGAAGGACAACGACGTTTTCATGGTGGCCCCAAAGGGGCCCGGTCATCTCGTCCGGCGCATGTACACCGAGGGCCGGGGCGTTCCCTGCCTCCTTGCCGTGGAACAGGATGCCTCCGGACACGCCCGGGAACTGGGACTGGCTTACGCCTGCGCCATCGGCGGCGGCAGGGCCGGCGTTCTCTGCACTACCTTCGCCGAGGAGACGGAGACCGACCTTTTCGGCGAGCAGGCTGTACTGTGCGGCGGCATTACCGAGCTCATCAAGGCGGGTTTCGACACCCTCGTGGAGGCCGGATACCAACCCGAAATCGCCTATTTTGAATGCCTCAACGAAATGAAGCTCATCGTGGACCTCATGTACGAGGGGGGCATGGGCTGGATGCGCTACTCCGTCAGTGACACCGCCAAGTACGGCGACCTCATCGCCGGCAAAAAGGTCATCGACGGCAGGGTCCGGGAGACTATGAAGGCGCTCCTTGCAGACGTGAAGGACGGATCCTTCGCCAAGGACTGGATGCTCGAGAATCAGTGCGGCCGTCCCCGGATGAAAAAGTGGATGCAGCAGGAGAAGAACCACCCAATCGAGGGGGTTGGCAAAGAACTCAGGGCCATGATGCCCTGGATGGATGCGAAGTCGGCCCCCGACGCCTGACATATCGGGGAAACAGAGAGAGGAGAGAACGCCATGAAGATGACGGGAGCCAGGATGGTGGTGGAAGCTCTTGCAATCGAGGGAGTGAAATGCGTGTACGGCATACCGGGAGGGGCGGTCATTCCCCTCTACGACGCCCTCTACGATGCTCCCTTCGCCCACATCCTCATGCGGCACGAACAAGCGGCGGCCCACGCGGCGGACGGGTATGCCCGCGCCTCGGGAAAGCCGGGGGTGTGCATCTGCACCTCCGGCCCGGGGTTCACCAACATCATCACCGGACTGGCGACCGCCTTCATGGACTCCGTTCCCCTCGTGGC includes:
- the ilvC gene encoding ketol-acid reductoisomerase — translated: MATVLYDKDANMKVLEGKTVAVLGYGSQGHAHAQNLRDSGVSVVVGLHEGSKSKATAEKDGFTVHSVGDAVKNADVVMFLMPDHVQGNVYRTSVAPNLKKGAALAFAHGFSIHFSQVEPPKDNDVFMVAPKGPGHLVRRMYTEGRGVPCLLAVEQDASGHARELGLAYACAIGGGRAGVLCTTFAEETETDLFGEQAVLCGGITELIKAGFDTLVEAGYQPEIAYFECLNEMKLIVDLMYEGGMGWMRYSVSDTAKYGDLIAGKKVIDGRVRETMKALLADVKDGSFAKDWMLENQCGRPRMKKWMQQEKNHPIEGVGKELRAMMPWMDAKSAPDA